In Novosphingobium kaempferiae, the DNA window AGGGCCTGCGGCGGATTGGCCTGTCAAATCGAGAGCGGCGATACTTCGATCTCCACGCAGTTCTTGATGTCAAGCATAGCCAGACCTGGAATCAAGAGGCGCTGCGACCGCTCATATCCGAAGATGGCAACCGCGCAGCGGCGATCGCGGAAGGCGCGCTGATCCGGCTTCTGTGTGGCAAGATGTGCTTCGAGCGGTACCGCGCCAAACTTTGGGCAAACGGAACTGATCGCAGCTTGGCAGCCTGAGGAGCCTGACCCCATGGCACGTATGCCAGCATCACACCGGTGGCCGAGAACCTTATGGCTGGTACGTCATGGCCAGAGCGCCGGTAACGTGGCGCGCGATGAGGCTCATGCACAGGGACATGCCCGTATCGCGCTCGAGCATCGCGACGTCGATATGCCTTTATCGAGATTGGGCGAAGAGCAGGCCCGTGCGCTGGGCCACTGGTTCGCGGACGGACATGAAGGTCAGCGGCCGGAAGTTATACTGTCCAGTCCCTATCTTCGCGCGGTCCAGTCGGCTGCACTTTTCCGCGAGGCGGGCGGATGTTCGGCAGACCTGCGCATTTGCCTGGACGAGCGACTTCGCGAGAAGGAGTTCGGTATCCTTGACGGGTTGACGAGCGCCGGAATTCGCGAGCTCCAGCCCGAGCAGGCTCATTTTCGGCAAGTTCTCGGAAAATTCTATCATCGCCCGCCGGGC includes these proteins:
- a CDS encoding histidine phosphatase family protein, with the protein product MPASHRWPRTLWLVRHGQSAGNVARDEAHAQGHARIALEHRDVDMPLSRLGEEQARALGHWFADGHEGQRPEVILSSPYLRAVQSAALFREAGGCSADLRICLDERLREKEFGILDGLTSAGIRELQPEQAHFRQVLGKFYHRPPGGESWVDVVFRLRALMDTVSLHYAGKRVMIVAHQVVVLCMRYVLENLSEAEILEIDALGDVANCSITQYNLEPADDHLTLQRYNVTAPLKREGTATTRAPDSIVAARG